A portion of the Lolium rigidum isolate FL_2022 chromosome 1, APGP_CSIRO_Lrig_0.1, whole genome shotgun sequence genome contains these proteins:
- the LOC124690582 gene encoding MA3 DOMAIN-CONTAINING TRANSLATION REGULATORY FACTOR 1-like has protein sequence MSSPRNDAGFLTQQQREQLRVAVQNAETLSLASPRSPTGGTTSALLQQYEQQQQERRAAAAAARAGGGGGGGGAAPVRHARRSHSGKAVKLKKDGAGGKGTWGRLIDADTATFLDQNDPNYDSDEEPYELIEVPATTPLEDYKKSLITIIEEYFSTGDAKQTASDLKEVGYDDFHRYFVKKLVSMAMDRHDKEKEMVSVLLSCLYGDVVSSTQIKLGFVMLLQAVDDLSVDIPDAVDVLALFIARSVVDDILPPAFLNKAKGSLTESSKGMQVLQIAAKSYLSAPHHAELLERRWGGSVYVTVDEVKRRITDLVKEYIRNGDTAEACRCIRELAVPFFHHEVVKRAVTLGMESPAAEALIIKLLKEASEEGLISSSQMVKGFSRITESLDDLSLDIPSAKSQFQTLVSKAVSEGWLDSSYVSSGANGNVQDDDHEKLRRYKRDAVSMIHEYFLSDDTPELIRTLKELGVPEYNPIFIKKLVTIAMDRKNREKEMASVLLSSLSMELFSTEDIVKGFIMLLESAEDTALDILDASDELGLFLARAVIDDVLAPLNLDEIGSELPPKCSGAETLNMARSLASARHAGERLLRCWGGGTGEAVEDAKDKIAKLLEEYESGGDVGEACNCIREMGMPFFNHEVVKKALVMAMEKKRERPLVLLHECFGEGIITINQMTKGFSRVRDGLDDLALDIPDAREKFLSYVEYAKKNGWLALSFSGAAST, from the exons ATGTCGTCGCCGAGGAACGACGCGGGGTTCCTgacgcagcagcagcgggagcagcTGCGCGTCGCGGTGCAGAACGCCGAGACGCTCTCGCTCGCCTCGCCGCGCTCGCCAACGGGGGGGACCACGTCAGCGCTGCTGCAGCAgtacgagcagcagcagcaggagaggcgcgccgcggcggcagcagccaggGCGGGCGGGGGTGGGGGCGGTGGTGGTGCGGCGCCGGTGAGGCACGCGCGGAGGTCGCATTCGGGAAAGGCAGTCAAGCTTAAGAAAG ATGGTGCTGGTGGCAAAGGCACTTGGGGAAGACTTATCGATGCTGATACAGCCACATTCCTTGACCAAAATGATCCAAACTACGATAGTGATGAG GAGCCATATGAACTAATTGAAGTCCCTGCTACAACCCCACTAGAGGACTACAAAAAATCTCTAATTACAATCATTGAGGAGTATTTCAGCACTGGTGATGCTAAACAGACAGCTTCTGATCTAAAAGAGGTGGGTTATGATGACTTCCACCGCTACTTTGTCAAGAAGCTTGTTTCCATGGCAATGGACAGGCATGACAAGGAGAAGGAGATGGTTTCAGTGCTGTTATCATGTCTGTATGGTGATGTGGTCAGCTCAACTCAAATCAAACTAGGCTTTGTGATGCTGCTACAGGCTGTTGATGATTTGTCTGTTGACATACCTGATGCCGTTGATGTCCTTGCTCTTTTCATTGCACGATCAGTTGTCGACGACATTCTCCCACCTGCTTTTCTCAATAAGGCAAAAGGAAGTCTGACAGAGTCTTCAAAGGGCATGCAGGTTTTACAGATTGCAGCGAAGAGCTATCTTTCAGCACCTCACCATGCAGAGTTACTTGAGCGACGCTGGGGTGGTTCAGTTTACGTCACAGTGGATGAGGTAAAGAGGAGGATTACTGATCTTGTAAAGGAATATATCAGGAATGGTGATACAGCTGAGGCATGTAGGTGCATAAGAGAGTTGGCTGTGCCATTTTTCCACCACGAGGTCGTCAAGCGAGCTGTCACTCTTGGAATGGAAAGTCCAGCTGCAGAAGCTCTTATTATCAAGCTTCTGAAGGAAGCATCTGAAGAAGGCTTGATAAGCTCTAGTCAGATGGTGAAGGGATTCTCCCGTATCACCGAGAGTCTTGATGATCTCTCCCTTGATATACCATCAGCAAAATCTCAGTTCCAGACATTGGTATCTAAAGCAGTTTCTGAGGGATGGCTTGACTCTTCATATGTATCTTCAGGTGCCAACGGTAATGTCCAAGATGATGACCATGAGAAGCTGAGGAGGTACAAGAGGGACGCTGTGTCTATGATACATGAGTACTTCCTTTCTGATGATACACCAGAGCTTATTCGCACACTCAAAGAGCTTGGTGTTCCAGAGTATAACCCGATCTTTATCAAGAAACTTGTAACGATTGCTATGGACCGCAAGAAcagggagaaagagatggcatCAGTTCTCCTATCTTCATTAAGCATGGAGCTATTCTCTACTGAAGACATTGTCAAGGGATTCATAATGCTTCTTGAATCTGCAGAAGATACTGCACTGGACATATTGGATGCCTCAGATGAGCTGGGACTGTTCCTAGCCAGAGCAGTGATTGATGACGTGCTTGCGCCTCTAAACCTAGATGAGATTGGCAGCGAACTTCCACCAAAATGCAGCGGGGCTGAAACGTTGAACATGGCACGTTCACTTGCCTCTGCCCGTCACGCAGGAGAGAGGCTTCTGAGATGCTGGGGCGGTGGGACTGGAGAGGCTGTTGAGGATGCCAAGGACAAGATAGCAAAGCTCCTGGAGGAATATGAGAGCGGAGGTGATGTAGGGGAAGCATGCAACTGCATCCGTGAGATGGGCATGCCTTTCTTCAATCATGAGGTGGTGAAGAAGGCGCTTGTcatggcgatggagaagaagagagAGCGCCCCCTCGTTCTGCTCCATGAGTGCTTTGGTGAAGGGATCATAACCATCAACCAGATGACCAAGGGGTTCTCGAGGGTCAGGGACGGGCTTGATGATCTGGCTCTTGACATCCCTGATGCCAGGGAGAAGTTCCTCTCCTACGTGGAGTATGCGAAGAAGAACGGATGGCTTGCACTCTCTTTCAGTGGTGCTGCTTCGACTTGA
- the LOC124683202 gene encoding protein STICHEL-like 2, translating into MIEGRRHSVDIPISRALVAVMRSRSLRDPDTNSLAKFSAKKTIWEGCSLEEDDADASNYGRHSFSYNMYDHHAQRRREEFGARLANSPINIIKANARVKAALHNQNCCSAISGMSRAAKDRAFSLVVEGEELGRREPQESARSLLQKYRPRSFSELAGQNVVAQSLSSAVSQGKLAPIYLLHGPHGTGKTSAAKVFAAALNCHSPGGNQPCGHCEECVAIFSGNSSSVVEIDASKLDCKSRVAVLLRNACEVPASSHFKVLIVDDCQHMDKEAWYSIYSSLEGIPDRSIFVMVTSDIDKLPNNSAGWCQSYRFCKIDDAEIVRRLSKICTKEGMEFEAEALELLARKASGSIRDAVQMLDQLTLLGKRISKSVTYDLIGDVSDEELLDLLNLSMSSDAATIVRRARELLSSKVDPLQLLAQLANLIMDILAGKHHSDSSEVRKVTGKNTSAEVDVHKLRNALEILSETEKQLKTTKNQSTWLTAALLQFNMREPYCLEALDDTAGSSMFTESQTDDGAAVLKDESLETSSHLCYQNKIGCLDMNLGDPDVLETIWMKALENCASKSLHSLLQKDGKLSSLYTTQGVAVAELQFCHPEDVPTSESFWMPLVVSLQNLLKCNVDIRINLSPIPVSNRVVSKNSSVSLVMQSREDQQARNAAATDCRTVASSRRECPSPPLPGQPKEKASHILGCLHGADSDTGDAESRILSYQKISVMPEASTTGNVPSKAGEYTPKVEEGRTRRRRGCFSKILPSGACTACRESKLCEKHRAQRPRKGLFSCCFCKIRPDCRTKADAVYRSET; encoded by the exons ATGATTGAGGGGAGGAGGCATTCGGTGGACATCCCAATTTCGAGGGCGCTGGTGGCGGTCATGCGGTCCAGATCTCTGAGGGACCCCGACACCAACTCGCTGGCCAAGTTCTCGGCCAAGAAGACCATCTGGGAAGGGTGCTCCCTCGAGGAGGACGACGCGGACGCGAGCAACTACGGCAGGCACAGCTTCAGCTACAACATGTACGATCATCATGCccagaggaggagggaggagttcGGGGCCCGGCTGGCCAACTCGCCGATCAACATCATCAAGGCCAACGCGAGGGTGAAGGCGGCGCTGCACAACCAGAACTGCTGCTCTGCCATCTCCGGGATGTCGAGGGCGGCCAAGGACAGGGCTTTCTCTCTGGTGGTCGAAGGCGAGGAGCTCGGCCGGAGGGAGCCTCAGGAGAGCGCAAGAAGCTTGCTCCAGAAGTACCGGCCAAGGTCTTTCTCTGAGCTGGCTGGGCAGAATGTTGTTGCGCAGTCTCTCTCGAGCGCCGTTTCGCAAGGTAAACTTGCTCCAATCTACCTCCTCCACGGTCCGCACGGCACTGGCAAGACATCTGCGGCTAAAGTGTTTGCAGCGGCGCTGAATTGCCACTCTCCAGGTGGGAACCAGCCGTGTGGGCACTGCGAGGAATGCGTGGCCATATTCTCGGGGAACAGCAGCAGTGTGGTAGAGATTGATGCCTCCAAGCTGGATTGCAAATCTAGAGTTGCTGTCTTGCTCAGGAATGCCTGCGAAGTTCCTGCTTCGTCGCACTTCAAGGTTCTTATTGTTGATGACTGTCAGCACATGGATAAGGAAGCATGGTACTCCATCTATAGTAGCCTTGAAGGGATCCCCGACAGATCGATATTTGTCATGGTGACATCTGACATCGATAAGCTACCAAACAATTCGGCTGGATGGTGCCAGAGCTATAGGTTCTGCAAGATAGATGACGCAGAGATTGTCCGCCGATTGAGCAAGATTTGCACAAAAGAAGGTATGGAGTTTGAAGCCGAAGCGCTTGAGCTTCTTGCTCGCAAGGCCAGTGGTTCCATCCGGGATGCAGTTCAAATGCTTGACCAACTAACTCTGCTTGGAAAAAGAATCAGCAAATCAGTAACATACGACCTA ATAGGTGATGTCTCAGACGAGGAGTTGCTTGATCTTCTTAATCTCTCCATGTCATCGGATGCTGCTACCATTGTCCGGAGGGCTAGAGAGCTTTTGAGTTCAAAGGTCGATCCCCTGCAGCTATTAGCTCAGCTTGCAAATCTTATCATGGATATTTTAGCTGGGAAGCACCACTCAGATTCTTCAGAAGTTCGGAAAGTTACGGGCAAAAATACAT CTGCTGAGGTCGATGTGCACAAACTTAGGAATGCACTGGAAATACTTTCTGAAACTGAAAAACAATTGAAGACCACAAAGAACCAGTCTACATGGCTTACTGCGGCTCTATTACAGTTCAATATGAGAGAGCCTTACTGCCTAGAGGCCCTAGACGATACTGCAGGTTCAAGCATGTTCACAGAGAGCCAGACAG ATGATGGGGCTGCTGtcctgaaagatgaaagcttagaGACCAGTTCTCATCTTTGCTATCAGAACAAAATCGGTTGTCTAGACATGAATTTAGGAGACCCAGATGTGCTGGAGACGATATGGATGAAGGCTCTTGAGAACTGCGCATCTAAGTCACTCCATAGTCTGTTGCAGAAAGATGGGAAGCTGTCATCGCTGTACACAACCCAAG GTGTAGCAGTTGCTGAGCTACAATTCTGTCATCCTGAGGATGTACCAACATCAGAGAGCTTCTGGATGCCACTTGTGGTCTCTCTACAAAATTTGCTGAAGTGCAACGTGGACATCCGGATCAACCTTTCTCCAATCCCTGTCAGCAACAGGGTTGTATCCAAGAATTCGTCAGTCAGCCTGGTCATGCAATCCAGAGAAGACCAACAGGCGCGGAATGCAGCCGCCACGGACTGCAGAACTGTAGCATCATCCAGAAGGGAGTGCCCCTCGCCGCCGCTCCCAGGGCAGCCCAAGGAGAAAGCGTCCCACATTCTAGGATGCCTTCACGGTGCGGACAGCGACACTGGAGACGCCGAATCGAGGATCCTGAGCTATCAGAAGATCTCTGTCATGCCTGAAGCGTCCACCACAGGGAATGTCCCCTCGAAAGCCGGAGAGTACACACCAAAGGTTGAAGAAGGCAGAACTCGCCGACGCCGTGGCTGCTTCTCGAAGATTCTACCAAGTGGTGCGTGCACCGCTTGTCGGGAGTCCAAGCTGTGCGAGAAGCACAGAGCTCAGCGGCCTCGCAAGGGCCTCTTCAGCTGCTGTTTCTGCAAGATCAGACCAGACTGCAGAACGAAAGCTGACGCTGTGTACAGGTCAGAAACCTAG